The DNA sequence ACTACAAGGACCCGTTCCACAAGCCGGAGATGATCTTCGCGCTGTCCGACCCGTTCGACGCCCTCTGCGGCTTCCGCGAGCCCGCAGAGAGCCGCGCCGCACTGGAGCGTCTGGCCGGCGGCGACCCGGCGGTGGCCGCGTTCGCGGCGACACTCGACGGCGAACCGGAGGCAGCGCTGCGCCGCGCGACCGAGTGGCTCCTGGGCGGTGCGCCGGAGGTCGCGGCGGTCGTGGACGCGGTGGTGGCGGCCGCGCAGGCGGCAGAGGGAACCTCCGCCGACAGCGTCGACGCCGGCACCGTCCGGATGCTCGCGGCGGCCTTCCCCGGCGACCCCGGCATCGTGCTCGCCCTGCTGCTCAACCGGGTGGCGCTGCGCCCGGGCGACGCGCTCTACCTCCCGGCGGGCAACATCCACGCTTACCTCCGCGGCCTCGGCGTCGAGCTCATGGCCGCCTCCGACAACGTGCTGCGCGGCGGGCTGACCCCGAAGCGGATCGACGTGCCCGAGCTCGTGAGCATCCTCGACTTCGCGCCGTTCGCCGTGACCCCGATGGTCCGGGAGCGGCCCGCGCCCGGCGTCGAGGAGTTCGTCCCCGACGTCCCCGACTTCCGGCTCGCTCGCGTGGAGGTCGGCGGCGATGTGCCGTCCGCTCCCGTGGAGTTGCCGGGCACGGCCATCGCGCTCTGCACGGCCGGAGACGTCGAGCTGCGCGGAGCGACGGGCTCGCTGCGGCTCACCCGCGGCGAGGCGGCCGTGGTGACGGCCGACGAGCGGGAGCTGACCGTATATTCCGGCGGCGGCACACTCTTCCTGGCGACCCCGAACCGGTGAGCTATCCTGCGGGGGTGAGCAAGCCCTCCCGACCGGCAACCGGATCCGTCTCGCTGAGCGACCGCGTCGACGCCGCCCGCGGCGCGTCCGGCACCGGAGCCTCCGTCTTCGCGGTGCTGCTGCTGTTCACGCTGTTCGCCGGGGACTTCTGGCGCAACCTGATCAGCTGGCCGGGGTACTTCGTCCTCGCCGGCGCGCTGGCGGTGGGGAGCGTCGTCCTCCTGGTGCGCATGCGGCCGGTCGTGCGGTGGCGGAAGCTCCCGAAGTCGCTCGTGCTCTTCCTCGCCTACGCCGTCGTCTCGCTGGCATGGTCGGCGTACCCCGGGGCCACCGCGCTGGGACTCATCGCCCAGTTCGCCACGACCGCCGCGGCCGTGTTCCTGGCCTTCTGCCTGAGCTGGAAGTCGCTGCTGACCGCCCTGGCGAACGCGTTCCGCTGGATCCTCGGGCTCTCGCTGCTGTTCGAGCTGGTCGTCGCGATCTTCGTGCGCAGGCCCATCCTGCCGCTCACGCCCGCGCAGCCGGCGCCGTCCAGCCACATCCCGTCGGCGTTCTACTGGAGCCGCGACCTGCTCTTCCACGGCGGCCAGATCCAGGGCATCGTCGGCAACAGCAACCTGCTCGCCATGGTCGCGCTGCTCGGTCTCGTGGTGTTCGGCATCCAGTTCGCCGACCGCAGCGTCCGCCGCGGCACGGCGATCACCTGGCTGGTCGTCGCCGTCGTGACATTCGCGCTGACCCGGTCGTCGACCGTGTTCGTCGCCGCCGTGTTCACGGCGGTCGTGCTCGGCTTCGCGCTCTGGACGCGCCGCGCCGGCCCGGAACGGAGGCGGCCGGTGTACCTCGCCGCCGCGGCGCTCGCGATCGTGGTAGTCGTGTCCGTGGTGCTGTTCGCCTCCCGCATCCCCGTGCTGCTCGGCAAGAGCGAAGACCTCACCGGCCGGCTCACGATCTGGGACTCGGTCATCCACCTCGCCCAGGAGCGCCCGGCGTTCGGCTGGGGCTGGGTGAGCTACTGGGCGCCCTGGGTGGCGCCGTTCAAGAACCTCGCCGTGCGCAGCGGCGTCGTCTACCTGCAGGCGCACAACGCCTGGCTCGACGTCTGGCTGCAGCTCGGGATCGTCGGGCTGGTGATCTTCGCCCTCCTGGTGCTGAGCACGCTGTGGCGGTCGTGGTTCCTGGCCGTCGACCGCCCGCGGGTCGCGGTGGCCGACGACCTGCCGTACACGGCCCTCGCCCTCCTGCCGCTGCTGCTGCTCGCCGCCCTGCTCGCACAGAGCCTCGCCGAGAGCCGCATCCTGATCGAGGGCGGCTGGGCGCTCTTCGCGCTGCTCTCCCTGAAGACCAAGCAGTCCGCCACGTAGGATTCTGTTCATGGCCGAACCGCGTCGAACCCTGGTGCCGCCAGCGGTCACCGAGTTCCTCGGATCGGCGAGATTCAACTCGACCCTCGCGCTGCTGGCGGTGGTGACCGGCTTCTCGACGCACGCCATCCGCGCGGTGATCGGCTGGCCGGGCCTCATCGGGGTCCTCGGCACGATCGCCTTGCTCGCGGCGATGTCGTTCATCGCCCAGCGCAAGCTCATCGAGTGGCACGGGCTCCTGCCCATCTCGGCCCTGCTCTTCGTCGGCTGGTGCGCGCTGTCCATCATCTGGAGCGACTACCAGTGGGCCACGGTCGCCGGGGTGCTCTACCAGCTGCTGTTCGCGTTCCTGGCGGTCTACATCGCCCTGGTGCGCGACGCGATCCAGATCGTCCGGGTCGTCGGCGACGCCCTCCGCGTGCTGCTGACCGTCTCGCTGGCGCTAGAGGTCCTGAGCGGGCTGCTGCTCGACCTGCCGATCCGCTTCCTCGGGATCGCGGGCAACATCGCCGCGGGAGGCCCGATCCAGGGTCTGTTCGGCACCCGCAACCAGCTCAGCATCGTCGCGCTGATCGCCTTCGTCACCTTCCTCGTGGAACTGCGCACGCGCTCCGTGCGGCCGACGCTGGCCGCGTTCTCGATCACGCTCGCCGCGCTCTGCATCCTGCTCGCGCACTCCCCCGTCATCGCCGCGGTGTCCGTGGTCGTCGGGTTCGCCACGCTCGCGCTCTACCTGCTGCGGAAGGTCCCGGCCAACCGCAGGACGCTGGTGCAGTGGGCGCTCGCTGTCCTGACCATCGCGGTACTGGTCACCGCGTACATCTACCGCACCCGCGTCATCGACCTGCTCAACGCGCGCGCGGACTTCCAGGTGCGCTACAAGCTCTGGATCCAGATCTGGGAGCTCATCCCGATCAACCAGATCGCCGGCTGGGGCTGGGTGGGCGCCTGGCCGACCGATCTCTACCCGTTCAACGCCATCCAGGACGCCACCGGCACGTATCACCCGGACGGCCTGAACGCCTACCTCGACGTCTACCTGCAGGTCGGCTTCATCGGCCTGCTGATCTTCATCGCGCTCATCGCCCTGGCCTTCGGCCGCTCCTGGCTGCTCGCCTCCAACCGGCGCAGCGTCGTCTACGCGTGGGCACCGCTGGTGATGGTGGCCCTGCTGGTCACGAGTGTGTTCGAGAGCTCGATCCTCATCGAGTCCGGCTGGATGCTGCTGGTGATCTGCACGGTGAAGGCGTCCCAGGGGATGAGCTGGCGGCTGCGGCTGCCGCACCGCGACGGGGCCTGAGGGCGCTCACGACCGGAAGACCTTCGCGCGGGCTTTCTCGGGGGTTACCCGCGTGCGCAGGCTCGTGCCAAGATGAGCGCACCCAGCGCACTGGACAGGAACCACCACGATGTGACGCATGCCATGACGATCGACATCCTGATGCCCTTCTATGGCGACCCGGGACAGTTCCGGGCCGCGGTGGGGAGTGTGCTCGCCCAGTCCGACGGGCGATGGCGACTGACCATCGTCGACGACGCCTACCCAGACCCGGCGCCGGGGAGCTGGGCGGCGACGATCGAGGACGAGAGGGTCGGTTTCCTCCGCAACCCGGTCAACCTCGGGATCAACGGCGCCTTCAATCGCTGCGTGACGCTCGTCGAACACGATCACTTCGTGATCATGGGCTGCGACGATCTCCTCACCGCGGACTACGTCCGTCAGATGCACCAGGCGATCCACGACCACCCGCGCGCCAGCTACCTGCAGCCGGCGGTCTCGATCATCGGCGACGACGGTGAGAGACTGCTGCCGCTGGCCGATCGCGTGAAGGACTGGAGCCGTCCGCACCCGAAGGTCTCCGTCGAGCTCGGCGGCGAGAAACTGACGGCGAGCCTCCTGCGCGGGAACTGGACCTACTTCCCGTCCATCTGCTGGCGCACCGCGGACGTGCAGCCCCGGGGGTTCGATCCGAAGTACTCGATCGTGCTCGACCTCGCCCTCCAGCTGGAGCTTCTGATGAGCGGCGCGACCATGGCCCTCCTCCCGGGCGAGACCTTCCGCTACCGTCGCCACGAGAGCAGCGTCTCGGAAGAGGCGGCGAAATACGGCAGTCGCTTCGCGGAGGAGCGTGAGCTGTTCCTCGAAGTCGCCCCTCGGCTGCACGACATGGGCTGGACGAAGGCGGCGAAGGCGGCGGAATTCCACGTCACCTCCCGCCTCAACGCCTTGACCAAGCTTCCCGCCTCGCTCCTGCACGACTATCGCCCGGGGACGAACGAACTCGTCCGCCACGTGTTCACGAACCGGCCGGCACGCTGAGCGGCAACGGAGCCTCGTCGGGTATCGTGTGTTCGTGCCATTCCGCCTCGCCCGCACCCTCATCGTGATGCCCGCGTTCAACGAAGAGGCGTCCGTCGGCGATGTCGTCCGCGAAGTGGCCCTCAAACTGCCCGATGCGACGTGCCTCGTCGTCAACGACGGGTCGGCCGACCGCACGGCCGAGGTCGCGCGTGCGGCGGGAGCCGCCGTCGCCACTCTGCCGTACAACATGGGCGTCGGCGGCGCCATGCGGCTCGGATTCCAGTACGCCCGCGAGAACGACTTCGACGTGGTGGTCCAGATCGATGCCGACGGCCAGCACGACCCGTCCAACGTCCCCGCACTGCTGGAGGCGCTCGAATCGGCCGATCTGGTGATCGGCGCACGGTTCTCCGGCGTCGGGGACTACGAGGTGCGCGGACCTCGGCGGTGGGCGATGAACGTGTTGTCCGGCGTCCTCGGCCGCGTGGCCGGTGTGCCGCTCAACGACACGACCAGCGGGTTCAAGGCGAACGGACCGCGCGCAGTCGAGCTTTTCGCGCGATCCTTCCCGGCCGAGTATCTCGGTGACACGGTCGAAGCGCTGGTGATCGCCGCCCGCGCCGGCCTCAGGATCGCTCAGGTGCCTGTGGCCATGCGGCCACGCGCCGGTGGACAGCCGTCGCACAATCCGGTCAAGGCCGCCGTGTATCTGGCTCGCGCGTTCGTCGCACTCGCCGTCGCGCTGATCCGCCCTCGAACCGCCAGCAAAGAGACGGCCACAGCCTGACATGTCCATCACCAGTTACATCTTCGGTATCCTCGCAGCGCTCCTGACCCTCGGCGTCGTGATCGAGATGCTCCGCCGCGGCCGGATGCGCGAGCGTCACGCCATCTGGTGGCTGGTCGCGGGGACCCTCGCGCTCATCATCGGAGTCTTCCCGAGCACTCTCACTTGGGCGGGCGCCGTCTTCGGCGTCGCAGTGCCCGTGAACCTGGTGTTCTTCGTGAGCATCGCGGTGCTGTTCCTCGTCTGCATCCAGCACAGCAGCGAGCTCACGACACTGGAGAGCAAGGCTCGCACGCTCGCTGAGCGGAGTTCCCTGCACGAGCTCCGCATCGAGGAGCTCGAGCGGACCATCACAGCGCTGCGAGACGAGAGAAACCAGTAGCGGCCGCTCCGAGCGGCCGACGACTCGGGCCGCGCCGTCAGGCCGGCTGGACCAGGTCCCTTACCATGTCGCGCACGCCCAGGCCGTAGCGTCGATAGCGTCCCCTCAGCGCTTCAGCGAGGATCGGCAGGAGACGACGTACGCGGGAACCGGGATAGTCCGACCGCACGATCTCGTGCTGAAGCTTCTCGGCGAGCGCGTGACGGACCTGGACGGGGACGGCGACATCGACCTCGAACCGTTCCGCGAGAGCGCGAGCCCGTTCGAGAAGACGCGCGTTGCGCGGTCCGCGCGGCTGCGTGAAGCGCGACAGCGCGGTCGACCGGGTCAACTTGGGCGCGCCGATCTGATTCGCGCCGTGCAAGCGGTAGCGCGTCAGCGGCTCCGGGCCGAGCTCCACGGCGCCGAGGACGGCCGCTGTCACGGCGAGCCACTCATCGTGGACCCACGAGGCCGGGAACGGAGTCGAGGCCGCGAGGAGCTCCGCGCGGAGCGCAGCTGTGGCCCCTGTGACGATGTTCCGCCTCAGCAGAACGTCGAGCGCGCGTCCGGACGCGATCGCACCGCGTTCGGCCGCGGACACCCGGAGGTTGCCGAAGAGCGTGCCGGGAAGGACGGATCCGGAGTCGTCGATGAGGCGGGCGTCGGTGAACACCAGCCGAAGCCCGGAGCCGCCGAGCGCAGCACCGAAAGCCTCGACCTTGCCGGGCTCCCAGACGTCGTCCTGGTCGCAGAGGACGATCACCTCGCCCGTGGCCCGCGCCATGGCAGCCTCGAAATTGGCCGTGACGCCGAGGGCCTGCTCGCGGAACTCCACGAGCACGTCCAGCCCCTCCGGAGCCTGCGCGGCGAACGCCTCGAGCAGGGCCCTGGTGCCGTCGGTGGAGGCGTCGTCCGAGATCACGAGCTCGTCCACCGGCCGCGTCTGGGCCAGGATGGAGCGCAGCTGACTCTCCAGATGCGCGGCGCCGTTGTGCGTGCACAGGACGGCCGAGATGCGCGGGCGGTCAGCCATTCGCCGCGTTCGCGAAGCGGGTGTGCGACTCCCAGGCCGACTCCACGATGTCGCGGAGGGTGAGCCGTGCCGTCCAGCCGAGCTCGTCCCGTGCCCTCGCCGGATCGGCCACGACAGCGGCCGGGTCGCCCGCGCGGCGCGGTGCGACGACCGGCTCGATGTCGATTCCCGACACCTCCAGGATCATGTCCACCATCTCGCGCACAGAGCTCCCCCTGCCCGTTCCGATGTTGAACACGTGATGACGCGGCTCGTCCGCACGGGCGACCAGGTCGAGCGCGGCCAGGTGCGCCTCCGCGAGATCGGTCACGTGGATGTAGTCGCGCACGCAGGTGCCGTCCGGCGTCGGATAGTCGTCGCCGAAGATGACGGGCGCCAGGCCCTGATCGAGCTTCTCGAAGACCATCGGCACCAGGTTGAGCACGGCCGTGTCGCCGAGTTCGGGGCGACCAGCGCCTGCGACGTTGAAGTACCGCAGGCTCGCCGCGCGGAGGCCGGTCGCCGCCCGCGCCTCGTCCAGCATCTGCTCGCCGATGAGCTTGGTACGGCCATAGGGGTTGATCGGGACGGTCGGGGTGGACTCGTCCAGGCGCTCGCCCGCCGCGGCGCCGTAGACGGCCGCGGACGACGAGAACACGAGGGCGGGGACATCCGCCGCCTCCATGGCGAGGAGCAGGTTCGCCATCCCGCCGACGTTCTGCTGGTAGTACCACGCCGGCCGGCGCACGGACTCGTCCACGCGTTTGCGGGCCGCGAAGTGGATGACCGCGTCGTGACCGGCGAGAGTCGCCGCGAGGGTGTCGATCGCCGCAGTGTCGTCCAGCCGGAGGGAGATCAGGTCCACACCCGGGACGCGGCCAGGGTCTCCTGTCTCGAGGTCGTCCACGATGGTGACGTCGTCGCCCCGGTCACGGAGGAGCCGCACGACATGGCTCCCGATGTACCCGGCTCCACCGGTGACCAAGACTCTCATGCAGGCAAGTCTACGAGAACGCCGTCCGGCGGCCGGGCTATGGGCGATGCGCCGGAGTGCGCCCGTTCACGTCCTGGAGGATCTCGAGATACTCCCCCGCGCGACCGGGCCAGGTCCACGCCTCGGCCGCCTCTGCGGTCCAGCGCGGTCTGGGGCGGTCGAGCGCAGCAGCCATGGCAGTCGCCAGCGCGTCGTCGGCGAGTGACTCCACGAGGTGCACAGGTGCTCCGGCAGCGTCGAGCGCTGTCACGCCGGCCAGCGGGTAGGTCACGATCTGCGCGCCGCTCGCCGCTGCTTCGATCAACGTCGTCTGAAAACCTTCGGAGAGTGTGCTCGGGTTCACCAGCACCGCTCCCGCGAGTTCGTGCATCACGGCCTCCTGCGAGATCCGGCCGCGGAACTCGACGCGGTCGGCGATCCCGAGGCCTGCGGCTGCTGCGACGAGGGAATCCCGCTGCGGTCCGTCGCCCACGATGACCAGGCGTGATCCCGGGTGGTCGGCGGCGATCCGCGCGAATGCCGCGATGGCGCGGTCGGCGCCCTTCCCGGCGACGAGCCGGCCGACGACGACGAAGTCCGGCTTGTGGGGCGGCTCGTGCGGCTCCACCGGCGGGACCGCGGTGGCGTTGTAGAAGATCCGCGC is a window from the Leifsonia shinshuensis genome containing:
- the manA gene encoding mannose-6-phosphate isomerase, class I codes for the protein MFVRIGNTPRDYAWGSTTAIAHLLGTTPSGAPEAELWLGAHPGSPARILDPAQTGGAADLAHWSETAGRLPYLLKVLAAAGPLSLQAHPSSAQARAGFKRENAEGLAPDSPERNYKDPFHKPEMIFALSDPFDALCGFREPAESRAALERLAGGDPAVAAFAATLDGEPEAALRRATEWLLGGAPEVAAVVDAVVAAAQAAEGTSADSVDAGTVRMLAAAFPGDPGIVLALLLNRVALRPGDALYLPAGNIHAYLRGLGVELMAASDNVLRGGLTPKRIDVPELVSILDFAPFAVTPMVRERPAPGVEEFVPDVPDFRLARVEVGGDVPSAPVELPGTAIALCTAGDVELRGATGSLRLTRGEAAVVTADERELTVYSGGGTLFLATPNR
- a CDS encoding O-antigen ligase family protein yields the protein MSKPSRPATGSVSLSDRVDAARGASGTGASVFAVLLLFTLFAGDFWRNLISWPGYFVLAGALAVGSVVLLVRMRPVVRWRKLPKSLVLFLAYAVVSLAWSAYPGATALGLIAQFATTAAAVFLAFCLSWKSLLTALANAFRWILGLSLLFELVVAIFVRRPILPLTPAQPAPSSHIPSAFYWSRDLLFHGGQIQGIVGNSNLLAMVALLGLVVFGIQFADRSVRRGTAITWLVVAVVTFALTRSSTVFVAAVFTAVVLGFALWTRRAGPERRRPVYLAAAALAIVVVVSVVLFASRIPVLLGKSEDLTGRLTIWDSVIHLAQERPAFGWGWVSYWAPWVAPFKNLAVRSGVVYLQAHNAWLDVWLQLGIVGLVIFALLVLSTLWRSWFLAVDRPRVAVADDLPYTALALLPLLLLAALLAQSLAESRILIEGGWALFALLSLKTKQSAT
- a CDS encoding O-antigen ligase family protein, producing MAEPRRTLVPPAVTEFLGSARFNSTLALLAVVTGFSTHAIRAVIGWPGLIGVLGTIALLAAMSFIAQRKLIEWHGLLPISALLFVGWCALSIIWSDYQWATVAGVLYQLLFAFLAVYIALVRDAIQIVRVVGDALRVLLTVSLALEVLSGLLLDLPIRFLGIAGNIAAGGPIQGLFGTRNQLSIVALIAFVTFLVELRTRSVRPTLAAFSITLAALCILLAHSPVIAAVSVVVGFATLALYLLRKVPANRRTLVQWALAVLTIAVLVTAYIYRTRVIDLLNARADFQVRYKLWIQIWELIPINQIAGWGWVGAWPTDLYPFNAIQDATGTYHPDGLNAYLDVYLQVGFIGLLIFIALIALAFGRSWLLASNRRSVVYAWAPLVMVALLVTSVFESSILIESGWMLLVICTVKASQGMSWRLRLPHRDGA
- a CDS encoding glycosyltransferase family 2 protein, whose amino-acid sequence is MSAPSALDRNHHDVTHAMTIDILMPFYGDPGQFRAAVGSVLAQSDGRWRLTIVDDAYPDPAPGSWAATIEDERVGFLRNPVNLGINGAFNRCVTLVEHDHFVIMGCDDLLTADYVRQMHQAIHDHPRASYLQPAVSIIGDDGERLLPLADRVKDWSRPHPKVSVELGGEKLTASLLRGNWTYFPSICWRTADVQPRGFDPKYSIVLDLALQLELLMSGATMALLPGETFRYRRHESSVSEEAAKYGSRFAEERELFLEVAPRLHDMGWTKAAKAAEFHVTSRLNALTKLPASLLHDYRPGTNELVRHVFTNRPAR
- a CDS encoding glycosyltransferase family 2 protein, with protein sequence MPFRLARTLIVMPAFNEEASVGDVVREVALKLPDATCLVVNDGSADRTAEVARAAGAAVATLPYNMGVGGAMRLGFQYARENDFDVVVQIDADGQHDPSNVPALLEALESADLVIGARFSGVGDYEVRGPRRWAMNVLSGVLGRVAGVPLNDTTSGFKANGPRAVELFARSFPAEYLGDTVEALVIAARAGLRIAQVPVAMRPRAGGQPSHNPVKAAVYLARAFVALAVALIRPRTASKETATA
- a CDS encoding DUF2304 domain-containing protein yields the protein MSITSYIFGILAALLTLGVVIEMLRRGRMRERHAIWWLVAGTLALIIGVFPSTLTWAGAVFGVAVPVNLVFFVSIAVLFLVCIQHSSELTTLESKARTLAERSSLHELRIEELERTITALRDERNQ
- a CDS encoding glycosyltransferase; protein product: MADRPRISAVLCTHNGAAHLESQLRSILAQTRPVDELVISDDASTDGTRALLEAFAAQAPEGLDVLVEFREQALGVTANFEAAMARATGEVIVLCDQDDVWEPGKVEAFGAALGGSGLRLVFTDARLIDDSGSVLPGTLFGNLRVSAAERGAIASGRALDVLLRRNIVTGATAALRAELLAASTPFPASWVHDEWLAVTAAVLGAVELGPEPLTRYRLHGANQIGAPKLTRSTALSRFTQPRGPRNARLLERARALAERFEVDVAVPVQVRHALAEKLQHEIVRSDYPGSRVRRLLPILAEALRGRYRRYGLGVRDMVRDLVQPA
- the galE gene encoding UDP-glucose 4-epimerase GalE is translated as MRVLVTGGAGYIGSHVVRLLRDRGDDVTIVDDLETGDPGRVPGVDLISLRLDDTAAIDTLAATLAGHDAVIHFAARKRVDESVRRPAWYYQQNVGGMANLLLAMEAADVPALVFSSSAAVYGAAAGERLDESTPTVPINPYGRTKLIGEQMLDEARAATGLRAASLRYFNVAGAGRPELGDTAVLNLVPMVFEKLDQGLAPVIFGDDYPTPDGTCVRDYIHVTDLAEAHLAALDLVARADEPRHHVFNIGTGRGSSVREMVDMILEVSGIDIEPVVAPRRAGDPAAVVADPARARDELGWTARLTLRDIVESAWESHTRFANAANG
- a CDS encoding glycosyltransferase family 4 protein produces the protein MTSSMNSASPQTEAAATQHVLFVVNNYPPRVGGVEVHVASLAREIVRRGHRATVLTLSDAESETMEHGIRVIRIPQGPSVGGVFAFPKRAAYRRAAARLRGDGITIVSTQTRFFPMTWKGIATARSLRVPVVHTEHGSDFVAGVPLVVGVASRLVDVTFGRRALRQADRVLGVSERVVAFVSRLAGVDARIFYNATAVPPVEPHEPPHKPDFVVVGRLVAGKGADRAIAAFARIAADHPGSRLVIVGDGPQRDSLVAAAAGLGIADRVEFRGRISQEAVMHELAGAVLVNPSTLSEGFQTTLIEAAASGAQIVTYPLAGVTALDAAGAPVHLVESLADDALATAMAAALDRPRPRWTAEAAEAWTWPGRAGEYLEILQDVNGRTPAHRP